The Euphorbia lathyris chromosome 4, ddEupLath1.1, whole genome shotgun sequence genomic interval ATTATGTTTTCTTGGATCAGTTGATCTTGTGGAAATTAATGTTCACATGAGGGATGAGAGAAATCTTTTCCCATTCGTTCCCCGTCTCCCGTTGACACCTTTGCTCCAGCTGGGGGCATAAGAAGATGGACAGAGAACTAAGTGAGGACGGCAACCCTTCTTCCGGCAACGACTGGAGCTTTGGACAGTTACAGATCTCCAATTCTCTCAACGACTTAAGATGCTTAAGTCCAGTGTAATCCAGGCATTTCAGATTTTGAAAATCCCAAATTTTAAGAGAAGTAATAGTGGAAGGCAGCATGTTCTTCTCAGGAAAGGATTCCACATTTGAGCAGCCAAGTAACAGAAGCCGTCCTAGATTTCGAGCGGGTAATCTTTCTTTGAGAAACGATACTAAATTCGGACACTCTCTAATCTCTAAGGAACTGAGACATGAGAAATCCCCTTCAGCTGGAAAAAGGGATTCAAGAACCGGGCATCTTGTGATACGGAAGCTCTTCAACATTGGGAACAATTCTAGGGGGAAGCACTTGAGAGAATCATGGTTTCTGATTTCTATTTCTTCTAAAGTAGTGGCAAAACTGTGCATCCGATCAACTATGGAATCGAGAGAATAGAATCTGTCAACTATGAGACTGTGCAGTCCTGAAGGCAATTTCTTCAATACCACGTCTCGAGAATCATCCTTCAGTTTCATCTTAAGTACAGAAGGAGCTATTGGGAGTGAAGCCACAAGTTGCAGGCATCCTTCAATCTCAAGTGTTGTTAAAGAAGGAAGGTGCGCGGGCAAGGCTTCGATTAGGTTCGGACATTCTCTTATGTAAAGCTCCTGGAGATGAGGGAAAGCTCCAGTATCTGCATAAGGAGCCCAACTTTTCCATTTTCCCATCCTTTCAAACGTCAAGGTTATGAGGGATCCAAATGGCTTCTTCGATGGCAAACAACTTCCATAGAACTCGGGACCAACATCCGCGACTTCACCAAAATCTGAGATGGAGAGATCTTTTAGAGATGTCAACTGCCCAAATGGTGGTAAAGACAGGCAATTTCTAcatccactgagcttcaaagaTGACATATTCGAGTACCCAGAAGCTCCTAGCCAACGGGGAAACCCTTCACCTCCATAACCGAAAATCGAAAGGCATTCAACGTTTTCATGTGGCTGTAACTGATGAAGAACACATCTTTCATATACCGAGTTGTCAGAATCACTGTTCCATCTCAACTCCAATTCCTTCAGGTGCCTCTTACCCTTCAAATTGGCTATTGCAGCATCTTCAGCATCCACAATGTTCTCAACATTCCAGATGCAAAGTTTTCGTCGTAGATGCTGAAGCTCGCCCAGCTCCCTAATGTTAGATCCGCCCTGTTTCGACACTATAAAATTAGTTAAAACATGGAGATTTTTCAACGCACCAATTCTTGGTGGCATCTCTTGCAATTTCGTTCCTCTAATATCAAGATGCCACAAACTGATTAACCCTGCCGTGTCAGTTGGCAACTCGATCAAATCTTTGCACTGACACAAGATTAACGTTCGAAGATTGCGCAAGGTACTTATAGATTCAGGCAACCTTTCTATAGATGTTCCGTAGAGATCGAAGTAGCGTAGATACTTCAAATCTCCAATTGAATCAGGCAGCAAAGTGAGGTATTTGCATTCATGCAAGATCAATGTTTGTAGATTATATAAAGTTGTCACAATGTCGGGCAGCTCCTTCATCGATGCTGTAGAAAGATCTAGATACCGCAGATGCTTCAGTTTTCCTATCGACTTAGGCAGCTCTGCTACGCTGCAGTACTGAGATAGAGATAGTACGCGTAGCTGTCTGAATTTTAGCAATAGATCATGCATTACTTCATTATCAATACATGACCATCCCACAAGTATGATTGTACGTAAAAGTTGAGCCTCGTAAATGCCCTCGAACCTCTTGCTGCTATCATTTTCTGTTCTGACATATGATAAATGGCGAGTCTTCTCAGTAACTTTGCTTGTATTATCACCCTCCAACCGGAAGCAAAATTCTCCGGACACGAATTTAGCCAAGTCGTTCATTAGATCGTGCATAATGAAGCACGGTCTGTAGCCACTTGATCGTTGAAAAAACGACCTTGATACAAGATCATTGAAGTACTCGTCGCCTACTTCTTCCATGTCTTTATCTTGACTAGAATGAACAAGGAAACCCTCTGCCATCCATAGGCGGACTAATTCCTCCTTCTCGAACTCATAGTCCTTCGGAAATATTGCACAGTAAGCAAAACACCGTTTCAAATGAGACGGGAGATAATGGTAGCTCAACCTTAAAGCTGGTAGTACGTTTTCATTCGGTAAATCCCATAAACTGCTCTTCAAAATCTTCTCCCATTCCTCGAAATCCCTCTTAGTTCGTAAGAGACTCCCGAGTGCCTTTGCAGCCAGAGGTAAACCTTCGCACTTCTTCACAATTTCTCTACCGATTTCTTCCAAAACCGGATGTGTACTCGAATTCTCATCATTAAATGCATGCCTTGAGAACAGAGACCAACAGTCATGATCATTTAGTCCCTTTAGATGATGGGTTGGAACGGTACGCATGATCGACGCCACATTGTCCATCCGTGTTGTAACGACAATCTTGCTTCCATTAGCCCCAAACTTAAAGGGCTTCTGCAGAAGTTCCCAGTCATCACTTGAAACATTCCAAACATCATCTAAGACTATCAGAAATCTTTTCCCCATTAATCTCTCCTTTAGCTTTAGCTGAAGCTGATTCGGAGTGTCCGTTTCACAACTCAATGAACTAACCTCCTTAAGAACATCCTCCGTTACCTTAAAAACATCAAATTCCTCCAAAACACATGTCCATGCTTTAACTTTAAACCGTTCTTGAACTCTGCTATCATTATACACAACCTGCACGAGCGTCGTTTTACCAATCCCGCCCATTCCCACGATAGGAATCACCGAAACGTTATCCCCATTTGCTTCCTCAGACAACAACAGCTTCACTATAGCTTCTTTATCAGCATCTCTACCAAAAACACCGGATTCATCTACAAGAGAAGTTGTAGGTCTCATATGCGAAGATGATTTAAATTTCAACTTCTCCCCGGAGCACTTTGTAAGACTAAGCTGATCCTTCTGTTCGACTAGATATTCAAGTCTGTCAAGAATTTCAGTCAATCTGCTATCCATCCCCTTTCGAAATGGATTACGAGCAGCTAAGAAATTCCTCGTCTGATCTACGTATCTGTGCTGTCTAGGTCCGATTTTGGATCGAAAAACTTTGTAAGCAATCTCATCTACAAAATCATCAGCATCATACAAAGCATGTTTAAGCTCATCAAGCCATTTTCGAACACCGAGATTAGTGATCTGTTTGTCTTCTGCATCATCCAGAACTTCATTAACAGACAACATTCTTGCATTCAACTTCTTGAAGAGGTTGTCACTGATCTTTCTGCCCTTGATGAAATCTGAAAATTCCCGGGACGCCATTCTTTCGAGCAATACATTGAAAAAAGCTGAAAGAAATGCAGATAGAAATGCTCCTCCTATGGCCTCTGCCATGGTTAATCCGTAGCAGTAGGGATGTAAAGTTTTTAAGTTACAGAGAAAAAGCAGCTAGAAAATCAACCAATGATgaacaagaaagatgaaggaaAGATTATTACCAGTAGATCTGATTTAAAGAtccttgtttttcctttttttttttctttgtgaatGTTTAGCATAGTTGACTTGACTTGAAAAGTTTCCCAGCAACTTCTTCAtggataatattaaaaaatgaatgaCTGTCCATATTAGGTTAGATCTGTTCACGGGCTCAGGTACCCGTCCGGACCGCCTAGGTCCATGTCTCTTGGGCCGGACTTGCACATGAAAATTTGTCTCTAGGCCCAGGCCGGTTAAAGCCCATCTTTTTTTTGAACGCGCttgagatttataaaaatagaacgGACTTGggatttatataataatatttatttttaagtataaatttaattttttattattaaaaattatacgtatatatttaggtgggcttatatgggctggacttgggatttgatttttgagTATGAGTCCAGCTCAGCCTGAACCTGCCTAAATTAATAGCGGGCTGGGCTTAGGCTGAGTATTTTTAGACAAAAGCTCGTTTGGCCTGGTCCGAGACCATGAACAGGTCTAGGCTAAACCCATAATTAAGCAGAAGTTTTATCATATTTGTCTGATGCTATTTGTGAGTGTTGTGATTTATTACGAGATTTGAACACTTGTTCTATCTCTTTTGTGAAACGATCAGCGAATTTAGCAGCTCATAGTCTTGCTAAGGCTGTTACTTCTAGTTCTGTTCGTGATGAGTGGGCTTATCCACCATCGTTTATACTTGATGTTCTATCTTctgatttaaaataataataagttatgttttattaaaaaaaaaaaaaagcagaagTTTTATGGTTTTAAGAATTTATTCCCtcattatttattttcccaGATTAACccctaaatttaattttaacacACATTAAGTCCCTCACCCACGACGGTTCCATTAGTTAAACTAATATGAAGTGTTCAATTtgtgtaaaaattaaaaatcattcgtttaatccttaaaactttaaaattcAACACTTAAGGCATGTTTGA includes:
- the LOC136227502 gene encoding putative disease resistance RPP13-like protein 1, producing the protein MAEAIGGAFLSAFLSAFFNVLLERMASREFSDFIKGRKISDNLFKKLNARMLSVNEVLDDAEDKQITNLGVRKWLDELKHALYDADDFVDEIAYKVFRSKIGPRQHRYVDQTRNFLAARNPFRKGMDSRLTEILDRLEYLVEQKDQLSLTKCSGEKLKFKSSSHMRPTTSLVDESGVFGRDADKEAIVKLLLSEEANGDNVSVIPIVGMGGIGKTTLVQVVYNDSRVQERFKVKAWTCVLEEFDVFKVTEDVLKEVSSLSCETDTPNQLQLKLKERLMGKRFLIVLDDVWNVSSDDWELLQKPFKFGANGSKIVVTTRMDNVASIMRTVPTHHLKGLNDHDCWSLFSRHAFNDENSSTHPVLEEIGREIVKKCEGLPLAAKALGSLLRTKRDFEEWEKILKSSLWDLPNENVLPALRLSYHYLPSHLKRCFAYCAIFPKDYEFEKEELVRLWMAEGFLVHSSQDKDMEEVGDEYFNDLVSRSFFQRSSGYRPCFIMHDLMNDLAKFVSGEFCFRLEGDNTSKVTEKTRHLSYVRTENDSSKRFEGIYEAQLLRTIILVGWSCIDNEVMHDLLLKFRQLRVLSLSQYCSVAELPKSIGKLKHLRYLDLSTASMKELPDIVTTLYNLQTLILHECKYLTLLPDSIGDLKYLRYFDLYGTSIERLPESISTLRNLRTLILCQCKDLIELPTDTAGLISLWHLDIRGTKLQEMPPRIGALKNLHVLTNFIVSKQGGSNIRELGELQHLRRKLCIWNVENIVDAEDAAIANLKGKRHLKELELRWNSDSDNSVYERCVLHQLQPHENVECLSIFGYGGEGFPRWLGASGYSNMSSLKLSGCRNCLSLPPFGQLTSLKDLSISDFGEVADVGPEFYGSCLPSKKPFGSLITLTFERMGKWKSWAPYADTGAFPHLQELYIRECPNLIEALPAHLPSLTTLEIEGCLQLVASLPIAPSVLKMKLKDDSRDVVLKKLPSGLHSLIVDRFYSLDSIVDRMHSFATTLEEIEIRNHDSLKCFPLELFPMLKSFRITRCPVLESLFPAEGDFSCLSSLEIRECPNLVSFLKERLPARNLGRLLLLGCSNVESFPEKNMLPSTITSLKIWDFQNLKCLDYTGLKHLKSLRELEICNCPKLQSLPEEGLPSSLSSLSIFLCPQLEQRCQRETGNEWEKISLIPHVNINFHKIN